In Spirochaetae bacterium HGW-Spirochaetae-1, the sequence ATCTTATTATGAGAAAAAAAATAAATCGCACAAAATGTGTAACTAACCAGGGGACTTCATGTCTGACATAGATGATATAGAGATAGTTGATAAGGTTCTTGCTGGTGACATCGAGGCTTTCTCGGTTATTATTGAGAAATATCAGAATATGGCATTCAGATATGTATTTTCTCAGTTTAATAACTATGACGAAGCCATGGATATCACACAGGATATCTTCATTATGGCAATGGAGGCCCTGAAGACTTTCAGAAGGGAGTCTAAATTTTCCACCTGGTTTTACAGTATCATGGTAAATTACTGTAAAAACTATCGCAAGAAAGCCAGGCGGTATATGACGGTTCCCATAAATGCCGTAAAAGACGATGAGGATTATGAGATCCAAATACCTGACGAGCGCGCTGATCCCGAAAACGACATTGTGATGAGCGATTCTCTCAGGATAGTGAAAGAGGAAATTCATAATCTGCCCGACGATTACCGGGAAGTTCTGATTCTGAGAGATATTGAGGGATTGTCATATAATGAGATCGCGGAGATATTGGATATAAAATTATCCAATGTCAAGGTACGGATTCACCGGGGTAGGGAGCTCTTGAAGAACAGATTATACGCCAGGGGGCTAGTATGAGCGCCGAACATATTTCATTTGATAAGCTTTCAGATTTGCATGATGATGAAATATCCATCCAGGAAGAAAAGGATTTTATACTACAGCACCTGGAAGAGTGTATCCAGTGCGGCGGTGAATTCAGGCGATTGAAAGATACTATATGCCATTGTATTGCTTTCCGTAATATGAATTTCTGTCATGAAAACATGTCCATGAGGATAATGAAAGTTGTTCGATGGCGGCGGAGAAAGGCCGTGTTTTATCGAGCCCTGCCTGCCGTTGCCGCAACGGTAATCATAATAACCGGTGCGGGAATTTTCACCTCGGGGATGTTTAATCCCGGAAACAGCGAGAGCAGCGATTCCTTTGCAACCACGGCTATGTACGATGCAACCGATATGGAGCAGGTTGTAAAAATTTTAAGTAAAAATAACGCGAAAATACTCCAGGTTTCGGATTTGTTTATTGAGGGCGAGACGACCGTTGAGAAATTTAAAAAGCTTCGTCGTGATCTGGGTTTCCGTAAAGTCGTATACAGCCTGACAAATCAGAAGGCGCAGTACAGGCAGTCATGGCAGTGGAAAAATCCCGGTATTGAAGAGGTGGGTCTGAACAGCAAGGAATTTGCTTCCGCTTCAGCGTTTCCTGATGCCAGGGAACAGGAAAAATATATCCGCTTCAGAGTATTCAAATAACGGGCAATAGCTTTTACACTGAAAGTAATCTTCCGTCAGTTTTCCCTGTTTTGTGCCGACAGAACGGTATGGAGCGTTTCTTTTGAAATTAAACCCCTGTTAAGAAGTATCATCCCCAACAGTCCGCCGTTTTTTTCCTGAATCTCAAGAGCCTCCTCAAGTTCTTCCCTGGAAATGAAGCCGTTGCCGACAAGAATCTCTCCTATTTTAATCCGTTGCAGTTGTTTTTCCATATGTACACCCTGGTTGTTACGCTTCTTGTGACCGGTTTACCTGGCATGGTAATCAAGAAATCTATTGGTGTCATAAATAATGCCGCCGCAAACGCCCTGGGAACTGTAAAGTGAGGAATTATGGCTTATGTCATCATAATCAGCCTGGGCATCTTCTATATGCAAGATGGTGAAGCCATGATCCGAGGCATCGCGCGCCGTTGTTTCAACGCACTGACTGGTGGCAAGCCCGGTAAAAACGAGTGATTGTATCCCCCTGTCTTTGAATATCTGTGCTATCTGTGTCGAGGTAAAGGCGCTGTAGGTTGTTTTGTCTATGATAATGCAGTTTTTATCGTCGGGATCGGGTCTAAACTCGTCAATGATCTCTGCCATTGGGTCGGATGCAAGTGGGTAAATATTATGGAATCCCAGTTGGCGGCCCTTTTCATTTGTTTCCCTGAAAAAGCGGTGCAGGTCTCTCCGTTCTTCATCGGAGCTGCATAATCGCAGGAATACGACGGGACAGGAATTTTCCTGAAAGAACCGGTATAAGCGTTGTATATTGGGGATTACTGTTTCACGGCATCGTGTAAGAATATAATCCATGCTGTCGGGCCATAGATGTGTAAAATAGTGATAATAGGATGATTCCTCCGATAGATAATATTTCTGCATATCGACAATCATCAAGGCCGTATCTGGTGTAAGCACTGGATCCGCTCCGTAATAAGCTGTAAATTATTATATTTTCCGCATCTGCTTCATGATGAAGAAACATGCATGTATAATACCACTAAAAGGATACCATGAAATATAAAATAGTCAATAACAATAATAGGGGATACGCCTCAAATGAATATTTAAAAAGTGAGATGAAAAACAACTTGCTTTACAATTTTATTATTATTCACGATAATATTAAAAGATAAATCGGTATTAAGGTAATTGTGTATTGAGGTTGATGAGATGAATACGATTAATATGATCTCGGCCCTTCTGGCATCCATAATCCTGCTGGGAATGGCCATATTTGTTCTGATAAAAGACTGGAGGGACCAGGTAAACAGGTACTATGTCTTCTATAACCTCATGGCTCTCGGCATTCTTTTCACCATGTTCGTGACCTATGCCTTCCAGGAAACAGTTGATCTTACGCATCTCAATAAAATTACACAGATGTTCACCATCATGTTTTTTGCCAGCTTTTTTACCATGTCTCTCGTGTTTCCCAAGACGGGCAAGGCCTTCCCTTTGTATATTACGCTCTTAACCCTGACTCCTTCAGCGATCATCGGCGCGCTGGTAATGAATACGGACCTGACTATTGCCAGGGCCTATTTCAAAGACGGTATGCTGGTGCGGGAATTCAAAGCTTTTTATACCTGGTATGCAGCTGCTACTTTTCTGTACCTCCTGGCGGGGACGGCGAATTTCATACGCAAGTATTTCCGTACAAAAGTTGAGATTTATCGTCTCCAGATGCGTTACCTTTTTGTGGGTTCATCCTTTGCCCTCATTTTCGCCGCCACCTGTTCCATTATTCTGCCCAGGCTGCTCAATTATTCCAAGCTATATGCTATCGGTCCATCCATTGCTTCGTTTATTGTTACCGCGGCCCTTTTCTATTCGGTAATATCCTACAACCTCATGGAGATAAGGACTGCCATTCATAAAACTGCCATGTACAGTATAATATCGGCCATCATTTTTATTCCGATCTATGCCATTATTGCCTTCTATTACAATGGTTCCTTTTACCTGGACAGGTTGCCGCTTCATATAATTGTGGCCCTTGTCGTTATTATCTTTTTTATCCTCTCCTTTTATGTCCACCCCCAGATCGACCGAATGTTTAAACGCAAGCAGTACCAGTTTGAAAACATTGTGGACACCTTTATCCGCAAGATCGAAGACATTAAGGACCCCAACAGTGTTGTTGAACGGACAATTGATACCCTCTTCAAGAGCCTCTATCTCCGTCGGGCCTTCTATCTCGTCTATAATGAGAAGTCGAGAAAGTACGAGGTTTCACACTACAAGGGCGGTGATTCAGATGGAGCCGTGGAACCCGTGGACAGAAACTCCACGCTTATCCGCTGGTTTGTGAGAAACCAGGAGGTGCTCAATGTGGGACGGATCTATACTGATGATAAGAGCTTTGCCGATATTCGCGACGAGATGATCGATTTTTTTACCGCTAATGATGTAGTCACCATATTGCCCATGTATCATGAGAAACGGGTCATTGGCCTTGTCTGCCTGGGCGCTAAAGACAACCTGGCTGCCTATACTCCCGATGAGCTGGAAAAGCTGGCGACGTTCCAAAAGGAAAGTAACGAAATAATTTCCACAACACTGACATATCAAAAGGCCAGTGAGGAACAGTTTATCGCCAGAACGCTGGACCTCTCGTCTTATATTCTTGCCAAATCAATCCCCGGGGAACTTCCCAATGTGCAGGGAATTAAATTCGGCGCTTTCATGATTCCCCGTTATGCCGAGGGCGTGGATTATTTTGATTTTATTCGTCCTGCCGAGGATGGTATCGGCGTTATTATCACCGATGTTTCCGGTGTGGGGATCAACAGCGCTCTTTATTCCATTCTCCTGCGGTCGGCTTTCCAATCCTGTCTCAATGACGCCCCGTCGACATATTCCGTGACCCAGACCCTTAACAGGGTTGTGTATGAATATTCAAAAGGGAAGGGGGGGCTGGTCACATCCTATTACATGTATTATGATATAAAAACCATGCGACTCATGTATACCAATGCGGGATTCCCCTCCCTTGACCTCTTCAGGGTTGAAAAAAACGATTTCGATTCGCTCGATACGGAAGGAATACCCCTGGGTTATGATATATCCGCCAGCTATGGTTCGGGACGGACAAATATGCTTCGTGGAGATATTGGCATTCTTTATACGCGCTCCCTGGTAAATGCGAAAAATCAGAAGGGTGAAAAGTTTGGTCTGCTGCGTCTTCGCGAGGTCATCAAGGAAAACAGGTCCCGAAAGCCAACGGAGATTGCCAGGGGTATTCACAAGGCGTATGAGAAATTTATGGGTCTCAGCTCTCCCGAGGCGGATATTATGACTCTTGTATTCAAAATTGGATAAAAAAGCCCGTCTGGGTAGAAAGTATATAAAAAAAATTGTCTATTCTTCACCTAATGTAAAATTTTAGATCATGTATATTGACGTTTCTACTTTTTTTGTATAAAATAAAGGTAACGGATGTCCATGTACATGAAGGGAGATTTTTAATCAAGAGGTGGAGGAAGATGTATGGATAATTGCGAAGGATTTAAAAGGGCCTTTATTGAGCGGCGTGAAGAGGTAAATCTTTGCAATTCTATTTTCGGTGAATGCTGGCTTGAAGAACTCCGCGAAATGGACAAACATGAAATTTTGGTGAGAATTTGTGATATTCTGGGACCCTGCCCGTCAAATTTTACAATTGCAGAGAAAATATTTGAAAGCCTGAAATTTGATATTGCAAAATTTGTGCTTCATCATGAATACAGCAGGGAGAATGCAATCCGTTCGAAACTACTCATGTGGCTTGACGGCAAGATTAACCCGGACACTGAGCAAAAGCTGTCGGAATTTTGTAATAAATATCTGAAATAACAGTGGAAAAGAAAAAATTGCTTCTTCATACATGCTGTGCGCCCTGCACTGGTCATGTATATGAGGTGTTGTCGGCAGAGTACTGCGTTACCGCCTTTTTTTTTAATCCAAATATCAGCCCGCGTACTGAATACAACA encodes:
- a CDS encoding RNA polymerase subunit sigma, which produces MSDIDDIEIVDKVLAGDIEAFSVIIEKYQNMAFRYVFSQFNNYDEAMDITQDIFIMAMEALKTFRRESKFSTWFYSIMVNYCKNYRKKARRYMTVPINAVKDDEDYEIQIPDERADPENDIVMSDSLRIVKEEIHNLPDDYREVLILRDIEGLSYNEIAEILDIKLSNVKVRIHRGRELLKNRLYARGLV